The Bacteroides acidifaciens genome includes a region encoding these proteins:
- a CDS encoding DNA translocase FtsK, which yields MAKKKLDKETERTPSSPSKIVAILKNETVHFVIGLMLVIFSVYLLLAFSSFFFTGAADQSIIDSGNPADLSVVDNHVKNYAGSRGAQLASYLINDCFGISSFFILVFLAVAGLKLMRVRIVRLWKWFIGCTLLLIWFSVFFGFAFMDHYQDSFIYLGGMHGYNVSRWLISQVGVPGVWMILLVTAICFFIYISARTVVWLRKLFSLSFLKRKKREEVEAAPAVGGEPEFATSQPQEVEFNLKRTYKQTPPVPVMDIQSEEHEEEEDLPVNQPETEESSSLSEESEGVTMVFEPAASNSVVSLPKETAEDEEPGFEVESAASEEEYQGPEVEPYNPTKDLENYRFPTIDLMKHFENDDPTIDMDEQNANKDRIINTLRSFGIEISTIKATVGPTVTLYEITPEQGVRISKIRGLEDDIALSLSADGIRIIAPIPGKGTIGIEVPNKNPKIVSGQSVIGSKKFQESKFDLPIVLGKTITNEVFMFDLCKMPHVLVAGATGQGKSVGLNAIITSLLYKKHPAELKFVLVDPKKVEFSIYSVIENHFLAKLPDGGEPIITDVTKVVQTLNSVCVEMDTRYDLLKMAHVRNVKEYNEKFVNRRLNPEKGHKFMPYIVVVIDEFGDLIMTAGKEVELPIARIAQLARAVGIHMIIATQRPTTNIITGTIKANFPARIAFRVSAMMDSRTILDRPGANRLIGKGDMLFLQGADPVRVQCAFIDTPEVEEITKFIARQQSYPTPFFLPEYVSEDSGSEVGDIDMGRLDPLFEDAARLVVIHQQGSTSLIQRKFSIGYNRAGRIMDQLEKAGIVGPTQGSKARDVLCIDDNDLEMRLNNLQ from the coding sequence ATGGCAAAGAAGAAATTAGATAAGGAGACGGAGCGTACTCCCTCTTCCCCAAGTAAAATCGTTGCAATATTGAAGAATGAAACTGTCCATTTTGTCATCGGATTGATGCTGGTCATCTTTTCCGTTTACTTGCTGTTAGCTTTTTCCTCGTTCTTTTTCACGGGAGCAGCAGATCAGAGTATTATTGACAGCGGAAATCCGGCCGACCTGTCGGTAGTTGACAATCATGTGAAGAACTATGCCGGTTCGCGCGGAGCACAGTTGGCGAGTTATCTGATTAATGACTGTTTTGGTATCTCTTCTTTCTTTATTCTTGTCTTTTTGGCTGTGGCGGGATTGAAACTGATGCGTGTGCGTATTGTCCGTCTATGGAAATGGTTTATCGGATGTACGCTGCTGTTGATCTGGTTCTCCGTATTCTTCGGATTTGCCTTTATGGATCATTATCAGGATTCTTTTATTTATTTGGGCGGTATGCACGGATATAATGTCAGCCGTTGGTTGATTTCCCAGGTGGGTGTGCCTGGAGTATGGATGATTCTGTTGGTAACGGCTATCTGTTTCTTTATATATATCAGTGCGCGTACGGTTGTCTGGTTGCGTAAGCTGTTCTCATTGAGTTTCTTGAAACGTAAGAAGAGAGAAGAAGTGGAGGCAGCTCCGGCAGTAGGTGGTGAACCGGAATTTGCAACCTCTCAGCCGCAAGAAGTGGAATTTAACTTGAAACGGACTTATAAGCAGACGCCGCCTGTACCTGTGATGGATATACAATCTGAAGAGCATGAAGAAGAGGAAGACTTGCCGGTGAATCAGCCGGAAACGGAAGAATCCTCTTCTTTATCTGAAGAAAGCGAAGGAGTGACTATGGTGTTTGAACCGGCTGCTTCTAATTCTGTTGTATCACTCCCGAAGGAAACTGCTGAGGATGAAGAACCTGGATTTGAAGTGGAATCTGCTGCTTCGGAAGAAGAGTATCAGGGCCCGGAAGTGGAACCTTACAATCCGACCAAGGATTTGGAGAACTACCGTTTTCCTACTATCGACTTGATGAAACATTTCGAAAATGACGACCCGACGATTGATATGGATGAGCAGAATGCGAATAAAGACCGTATCATCAATACGTTACGCAGCTTCGGTATTGAGATTAGTACGATTAAGGCAACGGTAGGGCCTACGGTCACTCTCTATGAAATCACTCCCGAGCAAGGCGTGCGTATTTCCAAGATTCGCGGATTGGAAGACGATATTGCGTTGAGTCTTTCTGCTGACGGTATCCGTATTATCGCTCCGATACCGGGTAAGGGAACTATTGGTATTGAGGTGCCGAACAAGAATCCGAAGATTGTTTCCGGGCAAAGCGTTATTGGTAGCAAGAAATTCCAAGAGTCCAAATTTGACCTGCCTATTGTGCTTGGTAAGACTATTACGAATGAGGTCTTTATGTTCGACCTTTGCAAGATGCCGCACGTGTTGGTGGCAGGTGCAACTGGGCAGGGTAAGTCTGTCGGATTGAATGCGATTATTACATCCTTATTATATAAGAAACATCCGGCCGAGCTGAAATTTGTTTTGGTCGATCCGAAAAAAGTGGAATTCAGTATCTACTCGGTTATTGAAAATCATTTCCTAGCCAAACTTCCCGATGGTGGTGAACCGATTATTACAGACGTAACGAAGGTTGTGCAAACCTTGAATTCTGTTTGCGTGGAAATGGATACGCGCTATGATTTGTTGAAAATGGCGCATGTGCGTAACGTTAAAGAATATAATGAGAAGTTTGTCAACCGTCGCCTGAATCCGGAGAAGGGACATAAATTCATGCCGTATATCGTGGTCGTTATTGATGAGTTTGGTGACTTGATTATGACAGCTGGTAAGGAAGTGGAACTCCCAATTGCCCGTATCGCCCAATTGGCGCGTGCTGTCGGTATTCATATGATTATCGCTACGCAGCGTCCGACTACTAATATTATTACAGGTACGATTAAGGCTAACTTCCCGGCTCGTATCGCTTTCCGTGTATCTGCTATGATGGACTCCCGTACTATTCTTGACCGTCCGGGAGCAAACCGTTTGATTGGAAAGGGAGATATGCTCTTCTTGCAGGGAGCTGATCCGGTACGTGTGCAATGTGCCTTTATTGATACGCCGGAAGTAGAAGAAATTACGAAGTTTATTGCCCGTCAGCAGAGTTATCCTACTCCGTTCTTCTTGCCCGAATATGTGAGTGAGGATAGTGGTAGTGAGGTGGGCGATATTGATATGGG
- a CDS encoding DUF5063 domain-containing protein, translating to MEKESQTIFDKNVIEFVTVAAEFCAFLERAERMKRSDFVDTSLKILPLLYLKASMLPECETIGDEELETYVTEEIYEILRINLAELMGDKDDYLDVFVQDMVYSDQPIKKSISEDLADIYQDIRDFIFVFQLGLNETMNDSLALCQENFRMLWGQKLVNTLRALHDVKYNQQEEDGCHCHDDDCHYHEDGCHCHHDE from the coding sequence ATGGAAAAAGAAAGCCAAACGATATTTGATAAGAATGTAATTGAGTTCGTAACGGTAGCCGCCGAATTTTGTGCATTTCTCGAACGTGCCGAACGCATGAAGCGTAGCGACTTCGTTGATACATCCCTGAAAATACTACCCCTGCTCTATCTCAAAGCATCTATGCTCCCGGAATGCGAGACTATCGGGGATGAGGAACTCGAAACGTATGTGACAGAGGAAATCTACGAAATCCTACGTATCAATCTTGCGGAATTGATGGGCGACAAGGATGATTATCTGGACGTATTCGTACAGGATATGGTTTATAGCGACCAACCCATCAAAAAATCCATTTCGGAAGATTTGGCAGATATCTATCAGGATATCAGAGATTTTATTTTCGTTTTCCAATTGGGACTGAACGAAACGATGAACGACTCATTGGCACTCTGCCAGGAGAATTTCAGAATGTTGTGGGGACAGAAGCTGGTAAACACGCTGCGTGCACTCCACGACGTGAAATACAACCAACAAGAAGAGGACGGTTGCCATTGCCACGATGACGATTGCCACTATCACGAAGACGGCTGCCATTGCCACCACGATGAATAG
- a CDS encoding 3'-5' exonuclease, which yields MIVRRTIDKDELKELPKTIFPGRIHVIQSEAETEKAVAYLQSRTVIGIDSETRPSFTKGQSHKVALLQISSEECCFLFRLNMTGLTQPLVDLLENPGVIKVGLSLKDDFMMLHKRAPFTQQSCIELQDYVRQFGIQDKSLQKIYAILFKEKISKSQRLSNWEADVLSDGQKQYAATDAWACLNIYNLLQELKQTGNYEIAPEEKKEEHLIESDK from the coding sequence ATGATTGTAAGAAGAACCATAGATAAAGATGAATTAAAGGAGCTCCCGAAAACCATTTTTCCGGGACGAATCCATGTTATCCAATCGGAAGCGGAAACGGAAAAGGCGGTAGCCTACCTGCAATCCAGAACTGTGATAGGTATCGATAGCGAAACGCGCCCTTCCTTCACGAAAGGACAGTCGCACAAAGTAGCACTCCTTCAGATTTCTTCCGAAGAATGTTGCTTTTTGTTTCGTCTTAATATGACAGGGTTAACCCAGCCATTAGTTGACTTGTTGGAAAATCCGGGCGTGATTAAAGTCGGCCTTTCACTAAAAGATGATTTTATGATGCTGCATAAACGTGCACCTTTCACTCAGCAGAGTTGCATCGAGCTGCAAGATTATGTACGCCAGTTCGGCATCCAGGACAAAAGCCTGCAAAAGATTTACGCAATACTGTTTAAAGAAAAGATTTCCAAATCACAACGCCTATCCAACTGGGAAGCCGATGTACTGAGTGACGGACAAAAGCAATATGCCGCCACCGATGCCTGGGCTTGTCTCAACATCTATAACCTGCTACAAGAGCTGAAGCAAACGGGCAATTATGAAATAGCCCCCGAAGAAAAGAAAGAAGAACATTTAATCGAATCAGATAAATAG
- a CDS encoding class I SAM-dependent rRNA methyltransferase: MHKVYLKPGKEESLKRFHPWIFSGAISRFDGEPEEGEVVEVYTSKKEFIAEGHFQIGSIAVRVLSFRQEPIDHEFWKRKLEIAYDMRRSIGIATNPTNNTYRLVHGEGDNLPGLVIDVYAKTAVMQAHSAGMHVDRIAIAEALSEVMGDKIENIYYKSETTLPFKADLFPENGFLKGGSSDNIAQEYGLKFHVDWLKGQKTGFFVDQRENRSLLERYAKDRSVLNMFCYTGGFSFYAMRGGATLVHSVDSSAKAIDLTNKNVELNFPGDPRHEAFAEDAFKYLDRMGDQYDLIILDPPAFAKHKDALRNALQGYRKLNAKAFEKIKPGGILFTFSCSQVVTKDNFRTAVFTAAAMSGRSVRILHQLTQPADHPVNIYHPEGEYLKGLVLYVE, translated from the coding sequence ATGCATAAAGTCTACCTCAAACCCGGCAAAGAAGAGTCACTCAAAAGATTTCACCCCTGGATTTTCTCCGGTGCAATCTCCCGTTTCGACGGAGAACCCGAAGAAGGTGAAGTTGTAGAAGTATATACCTCAAAAAAAGAATTTATCGCTGAAGGACATTTCCAAATCGGAAGTATCGCCGTACGCGTACTTTCTTTCCGCCAAGAACCTATCGACCACGAGTTCTGGAAACGTAAGTTGGAAATTGCATACGACATGCGTCGCAGCATCGGTATTGCTACGAATCCAACGAACAATACCTATCGTCTCGTACACGGTGAAGGTGACAACCTTCCCGGGTTGGTTATCGACGTTTACGCCAAGACCGCTGTCATGCAGGCACATTCGGCAGGAATGCATGTAGACCGCATAGCAATCGCTGAAGCTTTATCAGAAGTAATGGGGGATAAAATAGAGAATATTTATTATAAATCAGAGACAACGCTCCCTTTTAAAGCCGACCTTTTCCCTGAAAACGGTTTCCTAAAAGGCGGAAGCAGTGATAATATCGCGCAAGAATACGGATTGAAGTTCCATGTGGACTGGCTGAAAGGCCAGAAAACAGGATTCTTTGTAGACCAGCGTGAAAACCGTTCTTTACTAGAACGCTATGCCAAAGACCGTTCGGTACTGAATATGTTCTGCTACACCGGCGGGTTTTCATTCTACGCTATGCGCGGCGGCGCAACGCTCGTCCACTCTGTCGACAGCTCTGCCAAAGCCATTGATTTAACAAATAAGAATGTAGAGTTGAATTTCCCCGGTGATCCTCGCCACGAGGCTTTTGCCGAAGACGCATTCAAATATCTCGACCGCATGGGCGACCAGTATGACTTAATCATTCTTGACCCACCAGCCTTCGCAAAGCATAAAGACGCTTTACGTAATGCTCTGCAAGGTTACCGGAAACTAAATGCCAAAGCATTCGAGAAAATCAAGCCGGGCGGCATCCTGTTCACTTTCTCCTGTTCACAGGTAGTGACCAAGGATAATTTCCGCACTGCCGTATTTACCGCAGCCGCCATGTCGGGACGCAGTGTGCGTATCCTGCACCAACTAACCCAGCCTGCCGACCATCCGGTAAATATCTACCACCCCGAAGGGGAATACCTCAAAGGATTAGTACTCTATGTAGAGTAG
- a CDS encoding nucleoside permease: MSIKVRLIIMNFLQFFVWGSWLISLGGYMGRELHFEGGQIGAIFATMGIASLVMPGIIGIIADKWFNAERLYGLCHIAGAACLFYASSATSYDQMYWAMLLNLLVYMPTLSLANTVSYNSLEQYKCDLIKDFPPIRVWGTIGFICAMWAVDLTGFKNSSAQLYVGAASALLLGLYSFTLPACRPTKSENKSLLSAFGLDALVLFKRKKMAIFFLFSMLLGAALQITNTYGDLFLGSFASIPEFAESFGVKHSVILLSISQMSETLFILAIPFFLRHFGIKQVMLISMFAWVFRFALFGFGDPGNGLWMLILSMIVYGMAFDFFNISGSLFVEQETSSSIRASAQGLFFMMTNGLGAIIGGYASGAVVDAFSVYADGKLVSREWTDIWLIFAAYALVIGILFALVFKYKHQRENQTIK; encoded by the coding sequence ATGAGTATAAAAGTTCGTTTGATTATTATGAACTTCCTGCAATTCTTTGTCTGGGGGTCATGGTTAATATCACTAGGTGGTTATATGGGTAGAGAACTCCACTTCGAAGGTGGACAGATTGGAGCTATTTTCGCCACTATGGGTATCGCTTCTTTGGTAATGCCTGGTATTATTGGTATTATTGCCGATAAATGGTTTAATGCGGAACGTTTATACGGACTTTGCCATATTGCAGGAGCAGCCTGCCTCTTCTATGCCTCTTCAGCAACGAGTTATGACCAGATGTATTGGGCTATGTTACTTAACCTCTTAGTATATATGCCGACTTTATCATTGGCCAACACTGTATCATACAATTCTCTGGAACAATATAAGTGCGACCTCATTAAAGACTTCCCCCCTATTCGTGTATGGGGAACAATCGGCTTTATCTGTGCCATGTGGGCGGTAGACCTTACCGGATTCAAAAATTCGAGTGCGCAGCTTTATGTAGGCGCCGCATCTGCATTGTTGCTCGGACTCTATTCTTTCACCTTGCCGGCTTGCCGCCCCACTAAGTCGGAAAACAAATCTTTGCTTTCCGCTTTCGGACTGGATGCACTGGTATTATTCAAAAGAAAGAAAATGGCAATTTTCTTCCTTTTCTCCATGCTTTTGGGAGCAGCCTTACAGATTACCAACACATACGGCGACCTGTTTTTGGGTAGCTTCGCCAGTATTCCCGAATTTGCAGAATCCTTTGGAGTGAAACATTCGGTTATCCTGTTGTCCATATCCCAAATGTCCGAGACGCTGTTCATTCTCGCCATACCTTTCTTCCTGAGACATTTCGGCATCAAGCAAGTAATGCTTATCAGTATGTTTGCATGGGTATTCCGTTTTGCTTTGTTCGGCTTCGGAGATCCGGGTAACGGACTGTGGATGCTTATCCTTTCCATGATCGTTTACGGTATGGCTTTTGATTTTTTCAACATTTCCGGTTCGTTGTTTGTTGAACAAGAAACCAGCTCTTCCATCCGTGCCAGCGCACAGGGATTATTCTTTATGATGACCAACGGATTGGGAGCAATCATCGGCGGATATGCCAGCGGCGCTGTGGTGGATGCATTCTCTGTATATGCCGACGGCAAACTGGTAAGTCGAGAATGGACAGATATCTGGCTGATATTTGCAGCTTATGCACTTGTCATCGGAATTCTGTTTGCTTTAGTATTCAAGTACAAGCACCAGCGGGAGAATCAAACAATTAAGTAA
- a CDS encoding bifunctional nuclease family protein: protein MDKKVELQVINITNSQAQVGAFAMLLGEVDGDRQLPIIIGPAEAQATALYLKGIKTPRPLTHDLFISTLTVLGASLIRVLIYKAKDGIFYSYIYLKKDEDIIRIDSRTSDAIAMAVRSDCPILIYESILEQECLHMSDDKRTHSEKTEDDEDSEKEHHSSASTSLSLEEALQQAIKDENYELAAQIRDQINSRNKNQ from the coding sequence ATGGACAAAAAGGTAGAATTACAAGTTATAAATATCACAAACAGCCAGGCGCAGGTAGGCGCATTTGCGATGCTATTAGGCGAAGTGGACGGTGATCGGCAATTGCCGATCATCATCGGTCCGGCAGAAGCCCAAGCTACCGCTCTGTATCTGAAGGGAATCAAAACGCCCCGCCCGCTAACACACGACTTATTCATTTCCACTCTCACAGTATTGGGAGCCAGTCTGATACGTGTGTTAATTTACAAAGCTAAAGATGGTATTTTCTACTCCTATATCTACCTTAAAAAAGACGAAGATATTATACGTATCGACTCACGCACCTCGGATGCGATAGCTATGGCTGTGCGTTCCGACTGTCCAATTCTAATCTACGAATCCATTCTAGAACAGGAATGTCTGCATATGTCTGACGATAAAAGAACCCATTCCGAAAAAACAGAGGATGACGAAGACTCCGAAAAAGAACATCACTCATCGGCTTCCACGTCTCTCTCTCTAGAAGAGGCATTACAACAGGCTATAAAAGATGAGAACTACGAATTGGCCGCACAGATACGCGACCAAATCAATTCAAGAAATAAAAATCAGTAA
- a CDS encoding 16S rRNA (uracil(1498)-N(3))-methyltransferase — translation MHVFYTPDIQKSNELPEEEAQHCTRVLRLSIGDEITLTDGKGNFYKAEITAATNKRCQVAVKETLFQEPLWPCHLHIAMAPTKNMDRNEWFAEKATEIGFDELTFLNCRFSERKVIKTERIEKILVSAIKQSLKARLPKLHEMTDFNKFIVQEFKGQKFIAHCYEGEKTMLKNILKPGEDALVLIGPEGDFSEEEVKKAIEQGFVPISLGKSRLRTETAALVACHTLNLLNQ, via the coding sequence ATGCACGTATTTTATACTCCTGATATACAAAAGAGTAATGAACTTCCAGAAGAAGAAGCACAACATTGCACCCGTGTCCTACGGTTAAGTATCGGAGATGAAATCACCCTCACCGATGGCAAGGGTAATTTCTATAAAGCAGAAATTACGGCTGCCACCAACAAGCGTTGCCAGGTAGCCGTTAAAGAGACACTCTTTCAGGAACCGCTATGGCCTTGCCATTTACATATTGCCATGGCACCGACCAAAAATATGGACCGTAACGAATGGTTTGCAGAGAAAGCTACCGAAATAGGTTTTGACGAGCTGACTTTTCTCAACTGCCGTTTCTCCGAACGTAAAGTCATCAAGACCGAACGAATCGAGAAAATCCTCGTTTCAGCAATCAAGCAATCACTCAAAGCCCGTCTGCCCAAACTGCATGAAATGACAGATTTCAACAAGTTCATTGTCCAGGAATTCAAAGGACAAAAATTCATTGCCCATTGTTATGAAGGTGAAAAAACGATGCTGAAGAATATCCTGAAGCCCGGAGAAGACGCACTTGTGCTGATAGGCCCCGAAGGAGATTTCAGTGAAGAAGAAGTGAAAAAAGCCATTGAGCAGGGATTTGTCCCCATCAGTCTCGGCAAATCACGGCTTCGTACAGAAACAGCGGCACTGGTAGCTTGCCACACGCTAAACCTGCTAAATCAATAA
- a CDS encoding DUF4836 family protein encodes MAKKMISRLSVLAVLIVFLTACSKTSEYTNVIPADASVVASINLKSLASKAGLDDKENEAAKQKVLEALKSGMNAATFQQLEKVMKNPSESGIDVESPFYVFSSSSFPYPAVVGKVNNEDNLHASLDVMTKEQICQPVSEADGYSFTTMNGSLLAFNNSTIMIVTVNGTSQTDKAKEGITALMKQTADNSIVKSGAFQKMEKQKSDVNFFASMEAIPAIYRSQASMGLPAEVKPEDITLVGGMNFEKGKIALKSENYTENNAVKALLKKQMESFGKTNGTFVKYFPASTLMFFNVGIKGERFYNLLSENKEFRNTISIAKADEVKELFSSFNGDISAGLINVTMNSAPTFMLYAEVKNGNALETLYKNKQSLGLKRGEDILELGKDEYVYKTKVMNIFFRIKDKQMYVTNDELLYKNVGKAADKSIKETPYASDMKGKSTFIAINTEAILELPVVKMLAGFGGKEVKAYLDLANKVSYMSMSSDGEVSEIDLCLKDKDVNALKQIVDFAKQFAGM; translated from the coding sequence ATGGCAAAGAAAATGATTTCACGACTCTCGGTACTGGCGGTACTGATTGTTTTTCTGACAGCATGTTCCAAGACATCAGAGTACACTAATGTGATACCGGCTGATGCTTCGGTAGTCGCTTCTATCAACCTTAAATCCCTTGCCAGTAAAGCAGGATTGGATGACAAGGAGAATGAAGCTGCCAAACAAAAAGTATTGGAAGCACTGAAAAGCGGAATGAACGCCGCTACTTTCCAGCAATTGGAAAAAGTCATGAAAAATCCCAGCGAATCGGGTATTGACGTAGAATCCCCATTCTATGTATTTTCTTCATCTTCTTTCCCATATCCGGCCGTCGTAGGTAAAGTGAACAATGAAGATAACCTGCACGCTTCATTAGACGTGATGACTAAAGAACAAATCTGTCAGCCAGTCAGTGAAGCAGACGGATATAGTTTCACTACCATGAATGGTAGCCTGCTTGCTTTCAATAACTCTACTATAATGATCGTCACCGTAAACGGTACTTCCCAAACAGACAAAGCAAAAGAGGGAATCACCGCCTTGATGAAACAAACAGCAGACAACAGTATCGTGAAATCCGGTGCTTTCCAGAAAATGGAAAAACAAAAGAGTGATGTCAACTTCTTCGCTTCTATGGAAGCTATCCCGGCAATTTACCGCAGTCAAGCAAGTATGGGTCTGCCCGCTGAAGTAAAACCGGAAGACATTACCCTCGTAGGCGGAATGAATTTTGAGAAAGGAAAGATTGCTCTCAAATCAGAAAACTACACAGAAAATAATGCTGTTAAGGCATTGTTGAAAAAGCAAATGGAATCGTTTGGAAAAACCAACGGTACTTTTGTCAAATACTTCCCAGCTTCTACACTGATGTTCTTCAATGTAGGCATAAAAGGAGAAAGATTTTATAACCTGTTAAGCGAGAATAAAGAATTCCGCAACACCATATCTATCGCCAAAGCTGACGAAGTGAAAGAACTGTTCAGTTCGTTCAACGGTGATATTTCCGCAGGATTGATTAACGTAACAATGAACAGTGCCCCTACATTCATGCTATACGCAGAAGTAAAGAACGGAAATGCACTCGAAACTCTTTATAAAAACAAACAATCATTGGGCTTGAAAAGAGGAGAAGATATCCTGGAACTTGGAAAAGACGAATACGTCTACAAAACCAAAGTCATGAACATATTCTTTAGAATTAAAGACAAGCAAATGTACGTTACCAACGACGAGTTACTCTACAAAAACGTAGGCAAGGCAGCAGACAAGTCTATTAAAGAAACTCCTTATGCATCAGACATGAAAGGTAAGTCTACGTTTATAGCTATCAACACCGAAGCTATCCTTGAGCTCCCTGTTGTCAAGATGCTGGCAGGTTTCGGTGGTAAGGAAGTCAAGGCTTATCTTGATCTGGCCAATAAAGTATCCTATATGTCTATGAGTTCGGATGGAGAAGTCAGCGAAATCGATCTCTGCCTGAAAGACAAAGATGTCAATGCCCTCAAACAAATTGTAGACTTTGCCAAGCAATTTGCCGGCATGTAA
- a CDS encoding ATP-binding cassette domain-containing protein, translated as MNSIHLQQTLPQVFADRNSVTSDVWHQDLIFRKGEMYLIEAASGTGKSSLCSYIYGYRNDYQGIINFDETNIKVYSVKQWVDLRKHSLSMLFQDLRIFTELTALENVQLKNNLTGCKKKKEILTFFEQLGIADKINVKAGKLSFGQQQRVAFIRALCQPFDFLFLDEPVSHLDDDNSRIMGELIIAEAEKQEAGIIATSIGKHIELPYDRILQL; from the coding sequence ATGAATAGTATTCACCTACAGCAAACACTTCCCCAAGTGTTTGCTGACCGTAATTCGGTGACCTCAGACGTATGGCATCAAGACCTTATCTTCCGGAAAGGGGAAATGTACCTGATTGAAGCCGCTTCCGGCACCGGAAAATCATCCTTGTGCAGCTATATCTATGGCTACCGCAACGACTATCAAGGGATTATCAATTTTGATGAAACCAATATCAAAGTATACTCCGTGAAGCAATGGGTCGACCTGAGAAAACATTCACTGAGTATGCTTTTTCAGGATTTACGTATTTTCACCGAACTTACCGCCCTTGAGAATGTACAACTGAAAAACAACCTTACCGGATGCAAAAAGAAAAAGGAAATCCTGACATTCTTCGAGCAACTGGGCATCGCAGATAAAATAAACGTCAAAGCCGGCAAACTCTCTTTCGGGCAGCAACAGCGTGTCGCCTTTATCCGAGCACTCTGCCAGCCATTCGATTTCCTGTTTTTGGATGAGCCTGTCAGCCACTTGGATGATGACAACAGCCGCATCATGGGCGAACTCATCATTGCCGAAGCCGAAAAACAAGAAGCCGGAATTATCGCAACTTCCATCGGCAAGCATATAGAGTTGCCTTACGACCGTATTCTGCAACTGTGA
- a CDS encoding ABC transporter permease, whose amino-acid sequence MSALVWKLLRQHISIGQLAGFFLANLFGMMIVLLSVQFYKDVIPVFTEGDSFMKQDFIIATKKISTLGSFAGKNNTFTAEDIADLKKQPFTKSIGAFTPSQFKVSAGLGMREAGIHLSTDMFFEAVPDEFVDIKLDKWHFDEETHTIPIIIPRNYLNLYNFGFAQSRSLPKLSEGLMGLIQMDIMMRGNGRVEQYKGNIVGFSNRLNTILVPQSFMKWANENFAPSTEAQPARLIIKVNNPADSSIASYFQQKGYETEDGKLDAGKTTYFLRLIVGIVLGVGLFISILSFYILMLSIFLLLQKNTAKLESLLLIGYSPARVALPYQLLTVGLNTIVLVLSIGLVCWLRSYYLDSIRLLFPQLETGTLWAAISMGILLFIIVSAINILAVKRKILSIWMHKA is encoded by the coding sequence ATGTCTGCTCTTGTCTGGAAACTTCTCCGTCAACATATCAGTATCGGTCAATTAGCCGGTTTCTTTTTAGCCAACTTATTCGGTATGATGATTGTATTGCTCAGTGTACAGTTTTATAAAGACGTCATCCCGGTGTTCACCGAAGGTGACAGCTTTATGAAGCAAGACTTCATCATCGCTACAAAGAAAATCAGCACACTCGGTTCTTTTGCCGGAAAGAACAACACGTTCACCGCCGAAGACATCGCCGACCTGAAAAAGCAGCCGTTCACCAAGAGCATAGGAGCTTTCACCCCTTCCCAATTCAAAGTATCGGCAGGACTGGGAATGAGAGAAGCAGGTATCCATCTTTCCACAGATATGTTTTTCGAAGCGGTTCCCGATGAATTCGTTGACATCAAACTGGACAAATGGCACTTTGACGAAGAAACCCACACAATCCCTATTATCATCCCCCGCAACTATCTGAATCTTTATAACTTTGGTTTTGCGCAAAGCCGGAGTCTGCCCAAATTATCGGAAGGACTGATGGGACTTATACAAATGGATATTATGATGCGCGGCAACGGACGGGTAGAACAGTACAAAGGAAACATTGTCGGCTTCTCCAACCGACTGAATACTATTCTTGTACCCCAATCCTTTATGAAATGGGCCAACGAAAATTTCGCTCCGAGCACAGAAGCACAACCCGCCCGACTGATTATCAAAGTCAACAATCCGGCAGATTCTTCCATTGCCAGCTATTTTCAACAGAAAGGATACGAAACGGAAGACGGGAAACTGGATGCCGGAAAAACAACATATTTTCTCCGCCTTATCGTAGGCATCGTATTGGGAGTCGGTTTATTTATCAGCATCCTTTCATTCTATATCCTGATGCTAAGCATTTTCCTGCTGCTGCAAAAGAATACGGCCAAGCTGGAAAGCCTGCTGCTGATTGGATACAGTCCCGCCAGAGTAGCATTACCCTATCAGTTACTCACTGTAGGACTGAACACTATCGTACTCGTTCTATCCATCGGACTGGTCTGCTGGCTACGTAGCTACTACCTTGACAGTATCAGGCTACTTTTTCCGCAACTGGAAACAGGTACCTTATGGGCAGCCATCAGCATGGGCATCCTCCTATTCATCATAGTATCGGCAATCAACATACTTGCAGTCAAAAGAAAGATACTTTCCATCTGGATGCACAAGGCATAG